One region of Nitrosopumilaceae archaeon genomic DNA includes:
- a CDS encoding thiamine biosynthesis protein yields MSEKTVVIIFPTIFSLNKIDYLISNIAKILKMKNQTYDKIQQNDAVIIIDAKDPVIASSIIGTLFGIDKIAIATEVENSFESVLSNIVKIGSNLLLKGEKFLIKVEGQTTQYMPKDLELAATSSLIEKTSHLQTKPGSATIYDKLLYTYLTKSHAYICIFIDKGNGGIPYNSHNEKILCCVYDEFSAISCLQIIKMGFEPKILICYQNEPDLLNIVKMINQILSHIIQDKVELQFCKLSSKSSGSSSVLFKIALITEILSVLATRTKIKRISISVSSMIFPSWFIEYNAKVVLKRKLLPWFPLLAVDNSIFENANELGLEKYMSKIQNLCKLKFNGNNIQQDRIRKISQITIKTRKIIMVKIGTKNVHDIIDSIKSNH; encoded by the coding sequence ATGAGTGAGAAAACAGTAGTTATCATTTTCCCTACCATTTTTTCTCTAAACAAAATAGATTATCTAATTTCAAACATAGCTAAAATTCTTAAAATGAAAAACCAGACTTATGACAAAATACAACAAAATGATGCTGTCATAATAATAGATGCAAAGGATCCTGTTATTGCATCCTCAATAATAGGTACACTTTTTGGAATTGATAAGATAGCAATTGCAACAGAGGTAGAAAATAGTTTTGAGAGTGTTCTTTCCAACATTGTTAAAATTGGTTCAAATCTTCTTCTTAAAGGAGAAAAATTTCTAATAAAAGTAGAAGGGCAAACAACTCAATACATGCCAAAAGATTTGGAATTAGCTGCAACATCTTCACTAATTGAAAAGACCTCTCATCTACAAACAAAACCTGGTTCTGCGACAATCTACGATAAACTTCTTTACACATATCTTACAAAATCACACGCCTACATCTGTATTTTCATCGATAAAGGTAATGGTGGAATTCCCTACAATTCTCATAATGAAAAGATTCTTTGTTGTGTGTATGACGAATTTTCAGCAATTTCATGTCTTCAGATAATTAAGATGGGTTTTGAACCTAAAATTTTAATATGTTATCAAAATGAACCTGATCTTCTAAACATTGTTAAGATGATAAATCAAATATTATCACATATAATACAAGATAAGGTAGAACTTCAGTTTTGCAAACTTTCTTCAAAATCATCTGGGAGTTCAAGTGTTTTGTTTAAGATTGCTCTCATTACAGAAATACTTTCAGTTCTTGCAACTAGAACAAAAATAAAAAGGATATCAATTTCAGTTTCATCAATGATATTTCCCTCTTGGTTTATTGAGTATAATGCCAAAGTTGTATTAAAAAGAAAACTGCTACCATGGTTTCCTCTTCTAGCAGTAGATAACAGTATTTTTGAAAATGCAAATGAGTTAGGATTAGAAAAGTATATGTCTAAAATACAGAATTTATGCAAACTAAAATTCAATGGTAACAACATACAACAAGACAGAATTCGCAAGATTTCACAGATCACTATAAAAACAAGAAAGATAATTATGGTTAAGATAGGTACAAAAAACGTACATGATATTATTGATTCAATAAAATCTAATCACTGA
- a CDS encoding phosphoadenylyl-sulfate reductase: MSKFTAEQINQLNNDLKTPQEVLKWAIDNLHPKLGMASSFGAEDVAIIDMMMKINPKARIFTLDTGRLNQETYDVMDEIRNKYNINLEVMFPDQNEVEQMVRVNGMNLFYQSMGNRKLCCGIRKVHPLNKMLVTLDGWITGLRNDQTQNRAGSKKIEVDEQHNDMIKINPIIDWSWDQTLDYIKSNNIPYNKLHDKGYPSIGCEPCTRAIKPGEPLRAGRWWWETDPEKECGLHADHGNK, from the coding sequence ATGAGTAAGTTTACTGCTGAACAAATTAATCAGTTAAATAACGATCTAAAAACTCCACAAGAAGTTCTAAAATGGGCAATTGATAATCTTCATCCAAAACTAGGAATGGCATCAAGTTTTGGTGCAGAAGACGTAGCAATCATTGATATGATGATGAAGATAAATCCAAAGGCTAGAATCTTTACCCTTGACACAGGAAGGCTCAACCAAGAGACATATGATGTGATGGACGAGATTCGAAACAAATACAACATAAACCTTGAGGTCATGTTTCCAGACCAAAATGAAGTAGAACAGATGGTCCGAGTAAACGGAATGAATTTGTTTTATCAAAGCATGGGAAACAGAAAACTTTGTTGTGGGATAAGGAAAGTTCATCCCTTGAATAAAATGCTTGTAACGCTTGATGGTTGGATAACGGGACTACGAAACGACCAAACTCAGAACCGTGCAGGTTCAAAAAAAATTGAAGTAGATGAACAGCACAATGACATGATCAAAATAAATCCAATAATTGATTGGAGTTGGGATCAAACTTTGGATTACATCAAATCAAACAATATTCCATATAACAAGTTACACGATAAGGGTTATCCTAGTATTGGATGTGAACCATGTACACGAGCAATAAAACCAGGCGAACCACTAAGAGCAGGGCGTTGGTGGTGGGAAACCGATCCAGAAAAAGAATGCGGTTTGCACGCAGATCACGGTAACAAGTGA
- the sat gene encoding sulfate adenylyltransferase encodes MSLLEQGKGVARPHGGKLVNRITTKNFAGTYSISVNVDLASDIENIADGIFSPLEGFLLQQDFEAVVSKGRLTNEIPWTVPIVLDVDKQTATKMKDARDIILKNPQGEDFAILHVEEVYTFDKDMMAKGIYGTTDSTHPGVAKTMSMQDFLVGGKIDYIKRQSEIPIRKYRKTPIETRSSFEKSGWKTIVAFQTRNVPHVAHEMLQKASLNTHDGLFVNPLIGKKKSGDFTDEVIVSAYETLIKYYYPQNRCLLATLHTEMRYAGPKEAIHHAIMRKNFGCTHIIIGRDHAGVGTFYDPFASQKIFDEYSDLEIEPIFYPAFFYCKKCLSFASERNCPHGPEHQEQLSGTKLRTMILDKQSPSEYMIRPEVSKIIMSWDKPFVE; translated from the coding sequence GTGAGTCTCTTGGAACAAGGTAAGGGAGTTGCTAGACCACACGGTGGCAAATTAGTAAATAGAATAACGACTAAAAATTTTGCTGGAACATATTCAATATCAGTTAATGTTGATCTTGCAAGCGATATTGAAAACATTGCAGATGGAATTTTTAGTCCGCTGGAGGGATTTTTACTACAACAAGACTTTGAAGCAGTAGTCAGCAAAGGAAGATTAACAAACGAAATTCCTTGGACAGTTCCAATCGTACTTGATGTCGATAAACAAACAGCTACTAAAATGAAAGATGCGCGTGATATTATCTTAAAAAATCCCCAAGGTGAAGATTTTGCAATTTTACATGTTGAAGAGGTGTATACTTTTGACAAAGATATGATGGCAAAAGGCATCTATGGTACAACTGATTCAACCCATCCAGGTGTTGCAAAGACCATGTCGATGCAAGACTTTCTTGTTGGTGGAAAAATTGATTATATCAAAAGACAATCTGAAATACCAATAAGAAAATACCGAAAGACACCAATTGAAACACGATCAAGCTTTGAAAAATCAGGTTGGAAAACCATTGTTGCTTTTCAGACAAGAAATGTACCGCATGTAGCTCATGAAATGCTTCAAAAGGCATCTCTTAACACACATGATGGCCTTTTTGTAAATCCATTGATAGGCAAAAAAAAATCTGGCGATTTTACTGATGAAGTAATAGTTAGTGCCTATGAAACATTAATCAAATATTATTATCCACAAAATCGATGTCTGCTGGCAACACTTCATACAGAAATGAGGTATGCTGGTCCAAAAGAAGCAATTCATCATGCCATAATGAGAAAAAACTTTGGGTGTACTCATATTATAATAGGTCGTGATCACGCAGGTGTTGGAACTTTCTATGATCCATTTGCTTCACAGAAGATATTTGATGAATATTCTGATCTTGAAATAGAACCTATCTTTTATCCTGCATTTTTTTATTGCAAAAAATGCCTTTCATTTGCAAGTGAAAGAAATTGTCCACATGGACCAGAACATCAAGAACAGCTTAGCGGTACTAAACTAAGAACAATGATTCTTGATAAACAAAGCCCATCAGAATATATGATTAGGCCCGAAGTCTCCAAAATAATAATGAGCTGGGATAAACCCTTTGTTGAATAA
- the nth gene encoding endonuclease III, producing MKKILHGMMETMTSVKPPRMTALRELREAETGGPLSILIGTILSARTRDENTSAVVRKLFARYKSAKSLAQAKLSDVEKIIKSTGFYHVKAKRIIEVASLIHSKYSDKVPDTLEELLKLPGVGRKTANCVLVYAFEKPAIPVDTHVHRISNRLGLVETKTPEETELELMKKIPKKYWLKINDTFVMYGQNICKPISPMCNVCQIKKECNYYKTSFAS from the coding sequence ATGAAAAAAATTCTACATGGTATGATGGAAACAATGACTTCTGTCAAACCACCGAGAATGACTGCGTTAAGAGAATTACGTGAAGCTGAAACAGGTGGCCCTCTTAGCATCCTTATTGGAACGATTCTTTCTGCAAGAACACGAGATGAGAACACTTCGGCTGTTGTAAGAAAATTATTTGCAAGATATAAATCTGCCAAGTCACTTGCACAAGCCAAGTTATCAGATGTTGAAAAAATAATCAAGTCAACTGGATTTTATCATGTAAAGGCAAAAAGAATCATCGAAGTTGCATCCCTCATTCATTCAAAGTATTCTGATAAAGTTCCAGATACATTGGAAGAGTTACTAAAGCTTCCAGGAGTCGGTAGAAAAACTGCAAATTGTGTTCTTGTATATGCATTTGAAAAGCCTGCAATACCAGTAGATACACATGTTCATAGAATTTCAAATAGACTAGGTCTAGTAGAAACAAAAACTCCTGAAGAGACAGAACTCGAATTAATGAAAAAAATTCCAAAAAAATACTGGCTTAAAATAAATGACACATTTGTGATGTATGGTCAAAACATCTGTAAACCAATATCTCCCATGTGTAATGTCTGTCAGATAAAAAAAGAATGCAATTATTACAAGACTAGTTTCGCTTCTTAG
- a CDS encoding aconitase X catalytic domain-containing protein, with product MDLTKDEEAALKGEQGETLALAYRVLVAVGEATNADRLLPVEWAHLSGINYNTIGDAGEEFLAKLSNDAKFKIKTTVNPMGFDFDTVTRYDLNDEFITKQKSIKNSYEKMGSISSFSCIPYEIFDLPKSGTHVSFAESNAAIYANSISKLKTNKEGAFSALASALTGKSPFSDLRKDETRNPNLTIRMKADKKDELAFGLLGYYAGKVAGSSVAISGVSELDRRSCKSLCAGMGTSGACGMFTLGDAKGETIDFDKREMQKTHDELNTADSGDIITLGSPQLGLDEISDLTGMLKGRIFKKRCMVFCPRAIQEQTRKFGYAKEIERAGGEILYDCCICLTPLIDKKNVDGVITNSVKGAYYLRTSNGVDVNLKSLSQIVEEETK from the coding sequence TTGGATTTAACAAAAGATGAAGAAGCAGCATTAAAAGGCGAACAAGGAGAAACACTTGCTCTTGCATACCGAGTACTAGTAGCTGTAGGTGAAGCTACTAATGCTGATCGCCTATTACCTGTAGAATGGGCTCATCTTTCTGGAATTAATTATAATACTATAGGGGATGCAGGAGAGGAATTTCTTGCAAAATTAAGTAATGATGCCAAGTTTAAAATTAAAACTACAGTAAATCCAATGGGCTTTGATTTTGATACTGTTACAAGATATGATCTTAATGATGAATTTATTACAAAACAAAAAAGCATAAAAAATTCTTACGAAAAGATGGGATCTATCTCGTCTTTTTCTTGTATTCCATATGAGATTTTTGATTTGCCAAAAAGTGGTACCCATGTATCTTTTGCTGAAAGCAATGCTGCAATTTATGCAAATTCTATATCAAAGCTTAAAACAAACAAGGAAGGTGCGTTTAGTGCACTTGCAAGTGCATTGACAGGCAAAAGTCCTTTTTCTGATCTAAGAAAAGATGAGACCAGAAATCCCAATTTGACAATACGCATGAAAGCAGATAAAAAAGATGAACTTGCATTTGGACTGCTAGGATATTATGCAGGAAAAGTAGCAGGAAGCTCTGTTGCCATTTCTGGAGTAAGCGAGCTTGATAGACGTAGCTGCAAATCACTTTGTGCTGGAATGGGGACATCAGGCGCGTGTGGAATGTTCACTTTGGGAGATGCCAAAGGGGAAACGATTGATTTTGACAAAAGAGAGATGCAGAAAACTCATGATGAGCTAAACACTGCAGATTCTGGTGACATTATAACTCTGGGCAGTCCGCAGCTTGGTCTTGATGAAATATCAGACCTTACAGGTATGCTAAAGGGAAGAATCTTCAAGAAACGTTGTATGGTGTTCTGCCCACGAGCAATTCAGGAACAGACAAGAAAGTTTGGTTATGCAAAAGAAATTGAACGTGCAGGAGGAGAAATTCTTTATGATTGTTGTATCTGTCTTACACCTTTAATTGATAAGAAAAATGTAGATGGTGTAATTACAAATAGTGTAAAGGGGGCATACTATCTGCGAACCTCAAATGGAGTAGATGTAAACCTAAAGAGTCTAAGTCAAATTGTGGAGGAGGAAACAAAATGA
- a CDS encoding DUF126 domain-containing protein yields the protein MTIKVIVKGKVQGIALVAKNPMNFLGAVDKKTGKIKDEKHDLFGKSLAEKILVFPYGIGSSVGAYTIYSIKSNKCAPQAMICLKADLTTASGCALANIPLVVASKDEYYSIKDGAKIILDTENGKIL from the coding sequence ATGACCATAAAAGTAATTGTAAAAGGCAAAGTACAAGGTATTGCACTGGTTGCAAAAAATCCGATGAATTTTCTTGGTGCAGTTGACAAAAAAACTGGCAAAATCAAAGATGAAAAACACGATCTCTTTGGTAAATCTCTTGCAGAAAAAATTCTTGTCTTTCCATATGGTATTGGAAGCAGTGTTGGTGCTTATACCATATATTCTATAAAATCTAACAAATGTGCTCCGCAGGCAATGATCTGTTTAAAGGCAGATCTTACTACTGCTTCTGGCTGTGCTCTTGCAAATATTCCTCTAGTTGTAGCATCAAAAGACGAATACTATTCTATAAAAGACGGTGCAAAAATTATTCTTGATACAGAAAATGGAAAAATTCTATAG
- a CDS encoding TIGR00296 family protein: MILSDQDGETIVKTARDAVKEYLKTGKKINLHEDFKSKFSYNSGVFVTLNKNENLRGCIGFPTPVKKLYQSLVDAAIASSTEDPRFPQVRYEELNEISFEVTILTPPKEVKVTNPLEYTSKIKVGRDGLIVKWEFGSGLLLPQVPVEYGWNEEEFLNHTCEKAGAPSDCWKSKNTTILQFEGIVFSETKPNGNVERVSL; this comes from the coding sequence ATGATACTATCAGATCAGGATGGAGAAACCATAGTAAAGACAGCTAGAGATGCAGTAAAAGAATATCTTAAAACAGGAAAAAAAATTAATTTGCATGAAGATTTCAAGTCAAAATTTTCATATAATTCCGGAGTCTTTGTAACTTTGAACAAAAACGAAAATCTTAGAGGATGTATTGGATTTCCAACACCTGTAAAAAAACTTTATCAATCCCTTGTAGATGCAGCTATTGCTTCTTCAACCGAAGATCCACGATTTCCACAAGTTCGATATGAGGAATTAAATGAGATTTCTTTTGAGGTAACCATTTTGACTCCTCCTAAAGAAGTAAAAGTAACAAACCCACTCGAATATACTAGTAAGATAAAGGTAGGTAGAGATGGTCTTATCGTAAAATGGGAGTTTGGTTCTGGGCTTCTTTTACCACAAGTTCCTGTTGAATATGGCTGGAATGAAGAGGAATTTCTTAATCACACGTGTGAGAAAGCAGGTGCACCCTCTGATTGTTGGAAAAGTAAAAACACCACAATACTACAATTTGAAGGAATTGTTTTTAGTGAAACAAAACCAAACGGAAATGTGGAAAGAGTTTCTCTATAG
- a CDS encoding Mut7-C RNAse domain-containing protein, with the protein MSEKRPNFIVDAMLGNLAKKLRILGYDSKYFSSIEDDKLIAIAKNEKRIILTKDEQLTKISEKQSVVSVLIRGNDELEQIAQINAKIKLDQLVMDTNNSRCIVCNGSLQSIEKYRIIGKVPEGILEREEKFWMCDSCKKIYWEGTHFVKLQEFVNKLNNRLQ; encoded by the coding sequence TTGAGTGAAAAAAGACCTAATTTCATAGTAGATGCAATGCTTGGCAATCTGGCAAAAAAATTACGAATTCTTGGATATGATTCAAAATATTTTTCATCCATTGAAGATGATAAGCTCATTGCAATAGCAAAAAATGAAAAACGAATAATCCTAACAAAAGATGAACAACTTACCAAAATTTCTGAAAAACAAAGTGTCGTTTCTGTGCTTATTAGAGGAAATGATGAACTTGAACAAATTGCACAAATAAATGCAAAAATAAAGCTTGATCAACTTGTAATGGATACAAACAATTCTCGTTGTATAGTCTGTAATGGTAGTTTACAATCAATAGAAAAATATCGAATCATAGGCAAAGTTCCTGAAGGAATTTTGGAAAGGGAAGAAAAGTTTTGGATGTGCGATTCATGTAAAAAGATCTATTGGGAAGGCACACATTTTGTAAAGCTTCAAGAATTTGTTAATAAATTAAACAACAGGTTACAATGA
- the rqcH gene encoding ribosome rescue protein RqcH, with translation MTLAGIELRYLVNEISKNISEYYVSNIYGISRNSILFKLHHPEKPDILLMFSTFGFWITTRKIEQIEENRLVKRLRNDLLRSKISEIKQIGTERIVYITFSGLNQEFVLVGEFFGDGNIVLCNKEMKILSLLHSIDVRHRKLNVGFNYELPPLGGLNIFEMALKDLIDIKSVSTAIVRWIGRTLGLPTKYAEEIMKRANIDPQSPGNSLSDNDIEKIFNVTKSITEKVVNGVHEPLLVRDEKKSDVLPLPLGDVENKNCTRVASFMEGLDLLFTENLLEAGKTSQANTVTQKIEEFEHKLEEQTKAISTVKQRTGSISTVAKFLLEFNSKGIASLEDPNILQMFKEQNTSFAKERGISFLLVKEEKIKINPDSSIPAIASTLFNESKRQLKAIETIELEKRKTERILEGFRKQASIAKDSVVFSVQKKREWYERYRWFFTSDGLLAIGGRDASSNSSVIRKHLEKDDKVFHAEIVGSPFFLLKNSSDNTVTSVKETAHATVCFSRAWREGLYGLNAYWVTSDQIKTAAPSGQFIAKGSFIVEGTRSFVQVTTLQLSVGLYQKGDSYSLMCGPSEPIKKNCVYYVTIEPSGLEMVEVAKKIKIEFQKFKEKEDIVKAISIDDFIRVLPAGDSHIVESGTGRAFN, from the coding sequence ATGACGCTAGCTGGAATCGAGTTACGTTACTTGGTAAATGAAATTAGTAAAAACATAAGCGAATATTATGTAAGCAATATCTATGGAATAAGCCGTAATAGTATTCTTTTCAAATTACATCACCCCGAAAAGCCAGATATCTTACTAATGTTTTCTACATTTGGCTTTTGGATTACTACAAGAAAGATAGAACAAATAGAAGAAAATAGACTAGTAAAGAGATTAAGAAATGATCTTCTAAGATCCAAAATTTCGGAGATAAAACAAATTGGCACAGAAAGAATTGTATACATTACATTTAGTGGATTAAATCAAGAATTTGTTCTTGTAGGGGAATTTTTTGGTGATGGTAATATTGTTCTGTGCAATAAAGAAATGAAAATTCTTTCCTTATTACACTCAATAGATGTCAGACATAGAAAATTAAATGTGGGTTTTAATTACGAATTACCACCTTTAGGTGGTTTAAACATTTTTGAAATGGCATTAAAAGATCTCATTGATATTAAATCAGTTTCAACAGCCATAGTAAGATGGATAGGTAGAACTCTAGGACTTCCTACAAAATATGCTGAAGAAATAATGAAGCGTGCAAATATAGATCCACAGTCACCAGGAAATAGTCTTTCTGATAATGATATAGAAAAAATTTTTAACGTTACAAAATCTATTACAGAAAAAGTTGTAAATGGAGTTCATGAACCATTATTGGTACGTGATGAAAAGAAATCAGATGTTTTACCTTTACCGCTAGGAGATGTAGAAAACAAAAACTGTACTAGAGTAGCAAGTTTTATGGAAGGTCTTGATTTACTTTTTACAGAAAATCTTCTTGAAGCTGGTAAAACATCACAAGCAAACACTGTTACTCAAAAGATAGAGGAATTTGAACATAAATTAGAGGAACAAACTAAAGCAATTTCTACAGTTAAGCAAAGGACTGGTTCAATCTCAACTGTAGCAAAATTTCTTTTAGAATTTAACTCTAAAGGAATAGCCTCACTTGAGGATCCTAATATCTTACAGATGTTTAAGGAGCAAAACACATCATTTGCAAAAGAAAGAGGAATTTCATTTCTACTAGTCAAAGAGGAGAAAATAAAAATAAATCCAGATTCATCTATACCAGCCATTGCATCAACCTTATTTAACGAATCAAAAAGGCAGTTAAAAGCAATTGAGACCATAGAATTAGAAAAGAGAAAAACTGAAAGAATCTTGGAAGGATTTAGAAAACAAGCCAGTATTGCAAAGGATTCTGTTGTTTTTTCAGTGCAAAAAAAAAGAGAATGGTATGAAAGATACAGGTGGTTTTTCACTTCAGATGGTCTTTTGGCAATAGGTGGTCGTGATGCATCATCAAACTCATCAGTCATAAGAAAACATCTTGAAAAAGATGATAAGGTATTTCATGCAGAAATTGTTGGATCACCTTTTTTCTTATTAAAAAATAGTTCGGATAATACAGTTACAAGTGTAAAGGAAACTGCACATGCCACTGTTTGTTTTAGTAGAGCTTGGAGGGAAGGATTGTATGGATTAAATGCATATTGGGTAACTTCAGATCAGATAAAAACAGCGGCACCAAGCGGTCAATTTATTGCAAAGGGTTCATTCATAGTTGAAGGAACCAGAAGTTTTGTCCAAGTAACTACACTACAACTTTCTGTAGGGTTATATCAAAAAGGAGATAGTTATTCATTGATGTGCGGACCATCTGAACCAATCAAAAAAAATTGTGTTTACTATGTTACTATTGAGCCATCCGGTCTAGAAATGGTAGAAGTAGCAAAAAAAATCAAAATTGAGTTTCAAAAATTTAAAGAAAAAGAAGATATTGTTAAAGCAATAAGTATTGATGATTTCATTCGAGTTTTACCTGCAGGAGATAGTCACATAGTGGAATCAGGAACAGGGCGGGCATTTAATTGA
- the cbiT gene encoding precorrin-6Y C5,15-methyltransferase (decarboxylating) subunit CbiT, with the protein MWKHSTPGIPDEFFERAEEVPITKEEVRAVQISKGRLSPGQIIYDVGCGSGSVSVEAALQVQQLGKVFAIDLDPNAVDLTKKNLAKFQISNVTVILGNAKEKISELPMADVVFIGGTGGDTADIVKLCESKLKQGGRIVIGTILIETLFAVLNVVETLKFSSIDITQITISKSRKTSTGTMMLARNPVTIISASKI; encoded by the coding sequence ATGTGGAAACATAGCACTCCAGGAATCCCCGATGAATTTTTTGAGAGAGCTGAAGAAGTTCCTATAACCAAAGAGGAGGTAAGAGCTGTTCAAATAAGTAAAGGAAGGCTCTCACCAGGCCAAATAATCTATGATGTTGGTTGTGGAAGCGGTTCTGTATCTGTTGAGGCTGCTTTACAAGTACAACAATTAGGTAAAGTATTTGCAATTGATCTTGACCCTAATGCAGTAGATTTAACCAAAAAAAATCTTGCCAAATTCCAAATTTCTAACGTTACTGTGATTTTAGGCAATGCAAAAGAAAAAATTTCAGAATTGCCAATGGCTGATGTGGTTTTCATAGGAGGCACTGGTGGTGACACAGCTGATATCGTAAAACTTTGTGAATCTAAACTTAAACAAGGTGGTAGAATAGTAATAGGGACAATTCTCATTGAAACTCTGTTTGCAGTTTTAAATGTAGTTGAAACGCTCAAATTCTCATCAATAGATATCACACAAATTACAATTTCAAAGAGTCGTAAAACCTCTACTGGTACAATGATGCTTGCAAGAAATCCTGTCACAATAATTTCTGCATCAAAAATCTAG
- the cobI gene encoding precorrin-2 C(20)-methyltransferase: MSELICVGCGPGDPDLLTVKAVKAIKNAEVIICPTSKEGKPSIVYSIVESLVDKSKNPEVINLVFPMVKEKDTLENSWQQNAQTIAEKVLSGKKVVYLTVGDPYLYSTWIYIDRELQAKHPEIKISVIPGIVSMFTFASKVGISLAEGAETMAVIPSCYDLSRVKETAKNCDTMIFLKDGRYFDQVIQLLKEAGFPDSSIFAIGQDIGTDQEIIKKLTLGEVTKDTMTTKYFSIMVVKRA; encoded by the coding sequence ATGTCTGAGCTTATCTGTGTTGGCTGTGGTCCAGGTGATCCTGATCTTTTAACGGTAAAGGCAGTAAAAGCAATAAAAAATGCCGAAGTGATTATCTGTCCTACCTCTAAAGAAGGAAAACCAAGCATTGTTTATTCTATCGTAGAATCATTAGTTGACAAGTCCAAAAATCCAGAAGTTATTAACTTGGTGTTTCCAATGGTTAAGGAAAAAGATACTTTAGAAAATAGTTGGCAACAAAATGCTCAAACCATTGCAGAAAAGGTTCTTTCTGGAAAAAAAGTAGTTTATCTTACAGTTGGCGATCCATATCTTTACAGTACGTGGATCTACATTGATAGAGAATTGCAAGCAAAACATCCTGAGATTAAGATTAGTGTCATCCCTGGAATTGTATCCATGTTTACTTTTGCATCCAAAGTAGGAATTAGTCTTGCAGAAGGTGCAGAAACAATGGCAGTGATTCCATCATGCTATGATCTGTCAAGAGTTAAGGAAACTGCAAAAAATTGCGATACCATGATTTTTCTAAAAGACGGTAGATATTTTGATCAGGTAATACAATTACTAAAAGAAGCTGGATTTCCAGATAGCTCAATTTTTGCAATTGGCCAAGATATAGGAACTGATCAGGAAATAATCAAAAAGTTAACCCTAGGTGAAGTTACCAAAGATACAATGACTACAAAATACTTTTCAATCATGGTGGTAAAACGTGCATAA